The Candidatus Poribacteria bacterium genome segment TTCTTGCAATGCCTTTGTGAAGTCTTTTCTCATGTTCGATTCCCACTTTTCCGCGGCGAAAGAAACCTGTAAAAAAGACGTATTGAATCCGATGCCTATGATGAGCATTATAAATATGAGATTTAGCAGAGTTCTTTTCATTTTTCTGATTTTCCTTTTAATCGATCAATCTTTGCGCGCGTAGGCATTGAAGGTGTCGCACCAACCACAGTCACTGCCGCTGCTCCAGCCGTATTTGCAAACGCAACTGCTGAGCGTAAGATCTCGCCACTTGCCAGTGCAGTCGCGAGGGCACCACAAAACGCATCACCTGCACCTGTTGTATCTACAGCCTCAACAGCCAACGCCGAAACGTGTTCAGATTCGGTGGCTGTCAACATCAATGCCCCTTGCTCTCCAAGCGTTAAGACAACAGCAGTGCTCGCCGCATCCACCATGCGGGCGCGTAACACCCCTGCTGCCTGGTGCGCATCCTCGTGATTTTCAATCTTCATCTCTGACAACAACTCTGTTTCGGATTGGTTTGGGATAAGAATGTCAACGGACGCTAACAAGCTACCCGGCAGTGGTTGTGCAGGCGCGGGATTTAATATCACAGTCGTCCCGTGTGTCTTAGCGATCCGTGCAGCGTGCTCCGATGCTGCAACCGGTGTTTCTAATTGTAAAAGTAGAACATCGGCGTTTGCGATGTCGTCGGCAGCGGCATCTATATCTGTTGTTGTAAGTGCCATATTTGCCCGCGGCACGACGATGATGCTATTGTCTCCATCCGGTTCAATAACGATGGTTGCCACACCTGTCCCGACATCTGTACGTTTTGTGACAAACCTGTTATTAATGCGTTCGTTTTCCGTTGCCGCGAGGAGCATATCTCCGAAAAGATCGGCACCGACACTTCCAATCAGTGTGACTTCGGCACCTAACCGTGCAGCGGCAGTTGCCTGATTAAATCCTTTTCCACCTGTAAAAATATCAAAAGCATCGCCGATGAGCGTTTCGCCTTTGCCGGGTCGCCGCGGTGCGCGGCATACCAGATCGACGTTCAGACTGCCAACAACGGCAACTTTCGGGATTGATTGGTTTATCACAACTTGTTCCTATCTTTCTAACGATTTTTGGCAATTATAGTTGACATGTAGTGTGAGTGTCAAGATTTTTACAACGACGCGGTTTGCCTCCTATTCCAATCTTGACAGAGCAGTTTTGGCTTGCTAACTGCACCCGAAAGTGCTATTATGCACATCAGCAGCGGTATGGTAAATCCTACGAACCGACAGGGAGTGTGCCGGAGACTTTCATGAATTCTAAATTGAAATATGCTATTGGCTTTTTAATATTTTTCGGCATTAGCCTTGCGCTTAGATGGCGAGCGGAACAGGTGAGCGATGCGGAAACCCTTGTGTGGTACAGCATAATTCCGCCGTTACTTGCTGTTACATTAGCGATTCTGACAACGCGACTGCTCCCAAGTCTTAGTATAGCAGTAGGTGTGGGGATTCTGCTCTCGTGGTATCAACAAGGTGCCATCCCGATCGGTTTTTTGACGGAAGTTGTTTGGTTTGTGCGTGCTGTGAGCATCGGAAACGATGGCATAGATCTCTTCAATTTCTGGGTCGTTCTGTTTGTGTGCCTTATTATGGCGACAATCTCCGTTGTGGTAGCGTCCGGTGGGATTGGTGGTGTTGTTGTGTGGCTTTCTCAGTTTGCAAAGGGACCGCGTTCAGCCCAATTTATCACCGGGTTGATGGGGATTGTCATCTTCATTGGGGATTATTCCAACGCCATGCTTGTCGGTCCCACGATGCGTCCACTCACCGATCATCACCGCGTTAGCCGTGAAAAATTGGCGTTTCTTGTGGATTCTACAAGTGCACCGATTGCCGGTCTTGCGTTCGTCAGCACTTGGATCGGTTATGAAGTGGGTCTCTTTGAAGATATTGCCACAACAATTGGTCTCGAACGTGACGGGTATTCCATGT includes the following:
- the rbsK gene encoding ribokinase, with the protein product MNQSIPKVAVVGSLNVDLVCRAPRRPGKGETLIGDAFDIFTGGKGFNQATAAARLGAEVTLIGSVGADLFGDMLLAATENERINNRFVTKRTDVGTGVATIVIEPDGDNSIIVVPRANMALTTTDIDAAADDIANADVLLLQLETPVAASEHAARIAKTHGTTVILNPAPAQPLPGSLLASVDILIPNQSETELLSEMKIENHEDAHQAAGVLRARMVDAASTAVVLTLGEQGALMLTATESEHVSALAVEAVDTTGAGDAFCGALATALASGEILRSAVAFANTAGAAAVTVVGATPSMPTRAKIDRLKGKSEK